A region from the Halichondria panicea chromosome 11, odHalPani1.1, whole genome shotgun sequence genome encodes:
- the LOC135343978 gene encoding uncharacterized protein LOC135343978, whose protein sequence is MDSSGLPMLPKMYTVVPTIPELTAKDQSSQFDLAELDLAGEMYQADHLHADVSASGFPDKSGELIIGCVHDREEAQQLEIDECELESLLEGIDMTELLSFLPVEDGVASSQPISRSSLRYLLSLPVLVSKNNVRSQQYLAECASLQYSDVDRVTILCNHPLFETLKYFIKMKIALIHKQESPRSKNHTYKSIHLAKQTVVLAKKEFDNLELSSNPLCPHAFTSGYPEADEVILGAVKSAVQLCNDDKFIDVIVRADEDCNSMLTSVSSFCQNLLQTARKDAEEHKKNTATNRTSSIRVSLKDKTNTEQKYSKKTSCVQTKKRKYKIIPRQSLDILRQWLIEHADNPYPNNAEKIELCLRTDMTLDRLNQWFINGRRRVLASMGLLVPRI, encoded by the exons ATGGATTCCTCAGGCTTGCCAATGCTCCCTAAAATGTACACGGTGGTTCCTACCATCCCAGAACTCACGGCAAAAGACCAATCCTCACAGTTTGACCTTGcagaactagatctagctggaGAGATGTACCAGGCTGATCATTTGCATGCTGATGTCAGTGCCAGTGGGTTTCCAGACAAGTCAGGTGAGTTAATCATCGGGTGTGTGCATGACAGAGAGGAGGCTCAGCAACTGGAGATTGATGAATGTGAACTGGAAAGTCTACTGGAGGGCATTGACATGACAG AGTTGCTATCTTTTCTACCAGTGGAGGATGGAGTAGCCTCATCTCAGCCCATCTCCCGCAGCAGTCTCAGATATCTCCTCTCACTACCCGTGTTGGTCTCCAAGAACAATGTTCGTTCACAACAGTACCTGGCTGAGTGTGCTTCACTACAGTATAGCGACGTCGACCGAGTTACTATTCTATGCAACCATCCTCTTTTTGAGACGCTTAAATATTTCATTAAGATGAAAATCGCCCTAATACACAAACAAGAATCTCCCCGCAGTAAGAACCACACATATAAGTCGATACATTTGGCAAAACAAACAGTCGTGTTGGCAAAAAAAGAATTCGACAATTTGGAGTTGTCTTCAAACCCTTTATGTCCTCATGCCTTTACCAGTGGGTACCCTGAGGCTGATGAAGTTATATTGGGTGCAGTGAAGTCTGCTGTACAACTGTGTAATGATGACAAGTTCATTGATGTCATAGTCAGAGCTGACGAAGACTGTAACTCCATGTTAACTTCTGTCAGCTCATTCTGTCAAAATTTGCTTCAAACGGCTCGAAAAGACGCTGAAGAACACAAGAAAAACACTGCCACAAACAGAACTAGTTCAATTCGTGTGAGCTTAAAGGACAAAACTAATACCGAGCAAAAGTATTCTAAGAAGACAAGTTGTGTTCAAACCAAAAAGCGGAAATATAAAATTATTCCAAGGCAGTCCTTGGATATCCTTCGTCAGTGGTTGATAGAACATGCCGACAATCCATATCCTAACAACGCTGAAAAAATAGAGCTGTGTTTGAGAACTGATATGACCCTGGACAGACTCAACCAGTGGTTCATTAATGGAAGGAGGCGAGTACTGGCTTCCATGGGACTGCTTGTACCTAGAATTTAA